Genomic DNA from Haloplanus sp. HW8-1:
GAAATCCTGTACGGAGGGATGGTCCACGATACGCTCGAACCGGCAATCGGGTCGTTCGGCCGGGTACTGGTCGGCGGACTCCCGTTCGGTGGGATGCATCTGCTCCTTTCGGGTGGGGTCGTGTCAACCCTGTTCACGAGCATCTTCGGTGTCCTTCCGGCCGCTTGCAACGAGCGGAGGGGAACTTGACCGTGCAGATATCAGTACGTACTGTATACGGGCCGCGACTCGAGCCACCCACTCGGGACAAACCGGACCATCCGTGTGAACTCCCTCCGCATCGACTCGCAGGAACGATCCGTCAGCAGTTCAGAGACTTCCGTGTCGGTGATCGACCGCTCCTCCGTCCGAACGACTACCCATAATCCGTGCTGAGTACAGCCCGCGTATCCAGCGCGGAGGAACCAACGACCCCCCTCGACAGCGTTCGGATGCCTTCCTGGTAGGATGAAATCGGGACCACACGACAGGACTTCGATCAGCCACAGAGGAAAATACACTTCACCGCGCCGAGAGAATCAGCCGCCTATGTGTGACGCGGAGGATCCCCTATGTACGTCGTGATCGTCGGGGCGGGCGAAGTCGGGACGGCTATCGCCGAGAGTCTCGCGGAGACCCACGACGTCGCCGTCATCGATATCGACGGGAGCCGCGTCGAGGCGCTGATGTACAACACCGACATCCTCGGTATCGAGGGTGACGGCACCGATCTGGACACGCTGGCGGAGGCCGACATCGAGGAAGCAGACATCCTCATTGCCAGTACTGACGACGACGAGACGAACATCGTCACCTGTAGCACCACGATGACGGTCACCGAGGCGTTCACCGTTTCCCGGGTCAAGAGCGCGAAATTTCTGCGGACGTGGCAACGGTCGAAGCGTGCGTTCGGAATCGATCATATGGTTGCGACGAATCTTTTGGCTGCCGAGACTATCGCACAAATTGCCGGCTTACCGGCGGCACGTGACGTCGAGATGTTCGTCGACGGACTCGTTCAGATGGCCGAATTCGAGATTCCGGAGTCGAGTCCCGTCGCCAACCTGACCGTCGAAGCAGCCGACCGCTACGATTCGCTCACGTTCGCCGCCGTATTACGTTGAGACACGGTGATCGTCCCTCGCGGGGAGACCGTCTTGTAACCGGGAGACGACGTGATCGTCATCGGAAGTCCCGATAGCATCCACACGTTCGCACACGAACTCGAACCGGGCACCGACGGAACACCAAACGTGCTCGTCGTCGGTGGCGGCGATATCGGCTACCACGTCGCCCGTCTCTTACAGGAACGTGGTCTGAAACCCCGTCTCGTCGAGCAGGATCAGGGCAGGGCTCGGGAACTCGCCGAATCGCTCAACGGGACCACGGTACTGGAGAGTGATGCGACGGATCGAGCATTCCTCGAACGGGAACACGTCGACGACGTCGATATCGTCATTGCGGCACTCAACAACGACGAAAAAACCTGCTCGCCGGCCTCCTCGCCAAGCGTCTCGGTGCCGAACGAGCCGTCGCAGTCGTCGATTCGGGAGGCTACGTCGACCTGTTCGAGGAAGTCGGCATCGACGTGGCAGTCAATCCACGCGAAGCGACCGCCGAAGAGATAACCCGGTTTACCCGTGAGTACCAAGCCGAAAACGTCGCGATCATTGAATCCGACCGCGCGGAAGTCCTCGAAATCGAGATCTCCGAAGAGAGCGTTCTCGTGGACAGACCGATCCGCGAGTCCGTCGCCGACCTTCCGGATGGGGTGGTCATCGGAGCGATTGCCCGTGACAGGAAATTGTCATTCCCAGGGGCAACACCGTCGTCGAGCGTGGGGACCACGTGGTCGTGTTCGTCGAAATCGGCTCGCTGAAGGAGGCCAGCAGTAAACTGTAGGATGCTCCATCGTCGCTCCCGATGAGGGGGATGGTAAGAACGGGAGATTTTTCCGGATTCGCAGGGAGGAGGTGGCATAATGGACGGTGACCAGTGATGGCGGTTCGAGTCAATTGGCGACAGAGCGTCGCGTTCACGGGCACGGTCATCAAATATCTCGCCGTCACCATGCTCGTCCCGTTGGCGATCGGTCTCCTCTACCGAGAGGATATCGTCGTCTTTCTCCTCTCGATCGGCATCGCGGTCGTCATGGGCCTCGCGCTGGAACGCCTCGACGACGACCCGCAACTCGGCGCTCGCGAAGCACTGCTCTTCGTGGCGCTAGCGTGGGGAGCCGTCGCCCTCGTCGGGGCAGTGCCGTACGTCATCGCCGGGTACGGCACCGAATCGACGCTCCGCTATCCCGTCAACGCGCTGTTCGAGTCGATGTCCGGGTTCACCACCACCGGTGCGACGGTTCTCGGCGCAATCTCGCTCGAACGTCACTCCCACGCACTGTTGATGTGGCGACAGCTCACCCAGTGGCTCGGTGGCATGGGGATCATCGTGCTGATGGTGGCCATCCTCCCCGAGGCCGCAGTCAACGGCGCGCAACTGATCGAGTCGGAAGCGCCCGGCCCGGAACTCCAGAAACTGACGCCGAAAATCGCCGAGACTGCCCGGCTGCTCTGGCTGTTCTACATGGGTTTCACCGTCCTCTATGTCGCCATACTGATCGGCCTCCACTACGCGGGGATGGCCCCGAACATGGACGTCTATAACGCCGTCGCGCACGGATTCACGACGCTGCCGACGGGCGGATTCTCCCCGCAGGCCGACAGCATCGCGGCGTTCTCGCCAGCCGTCCAGTGGGTCGTCGTTCCCTTCATGCTCATCGCGGGAATGAACTTCGCGCTGTTTTACCTGCTGGTGCAGGACGAATACGCCGAGTTCCTCCGTGATCGCGAACTCCAGGCCTATCTCGGTGCGAACGCCGGGATGATCGTCATTCTGTGGGGCTTTCTCTTCACTGGCTCGGCCCCACCCCTGGAACTCGGCGGCGTCACCGAGGGCGCCCTCGAAAACTCGCTTCGGCAAGCCACGTTCCAAGTCGCTTCGCTCCTGAACTCCACGGGATACGCGACCAGTGACTTCGCAGAGTGGGGAACGACCGCACAGGGTCTCCTGCTCTTTGCGATGTTCATCGGCGGTTCGGCCGGATCGACCGGCGGTGGCGTCAAAGTCGTCCGATGGCTGGTCGTCATCAAGGCCATTCGCCGGCAGTTGTTCACCACGGCCCATCCGAGCGCGATCAAGCCGGTTCGTCTCGGCGGCCACGTCATCGACGAGGAGGTCATCAGGGCGATCTACGGGTTCACGCTGCTGTACCTGCTCACCTTCGGCGTGGCGACGGTGCTCATCCTGCTCGACGCGGGCCGTGTCGGCCTCGATATGACGACGCTGGAAGCGGCCAGTGCGAGTCTGGCGACGCTCGGGAACATCGGTCCAGGGTTCGGGTTTCTGGGCCCATTCGGGAGCTACCTCGACTTTCCGGCCTCCAGCAAACTGCTGATGATCTTCCTGATGTGGATCGGTCGGCTGGAGATCATCCCCGTGTTCGTGATGTTCACGGGCGCGTTCTGGAACGAGTAACCGGTCTCCGTCTCCCGTATCACTCCGTCTCTTCGGAGGGTTCGCGCTGCACCACGAGGACGGGGCCGAGAAACCGGTCGGCGACCTGATCGGCCGGCATCCCGAACACGAACGTCGCCAACGAAGGATCGGATTCGCCCATGACGACGACGTCGAACGCGTCGGCTGCATCGACGATCGCGTCGAGGGCCGCCTGCCCGCGCCCGACGCGCGTCTCGATCCGCGAGGCGTCCATGCCCTGGTCCTCCAGTCGGTCTGCCAGTCCATCGAGAAGTGTCGCCACGTCCTCGTCCGTTTCCGCTTCCTCCGAGACGTGGTACAGCGTCACCGACGCGTCGGTCGCTCCGAACAGCCCCGCGACGACGCGGGCGAGGCGGTCGACTCCCACGGTCCCACGGACGGCGACGAGGACGTCTTCGACCGGCCCCGTCGCGTTCGGGACGAGTGCGGCCAGACAGTCGTGCTCGGTCGTCGTCCGGTCGATCGTCTTCTGGCCGTCGTGGGTGAACACGAGTCGCCGCTCGACGGTCGCCCCCGCCTCCTCGAACATCGCCTGGTACTCGTCGAGCCGTTCCGTGGCCCGATCCTCGAACTGCATCTGCGCCTGTCCCGGCGCCGTCTGCTCCGGAACGACGTGGTAGCCAAGCAGGACGACGTGGGCGTTCGCGAGGAGTTCGGGCACGCCCTCCGGAACCGACTCTCCTTCGAGGACGCGAAGCGGGACGAGTATGGATGGACGGTCAGTCATATCAGATGTCCCCTTTGAGTGTCACGCTCCCAGCGTAATAACGGTACCAGAGGTAGGAGACGAGCATCACCACGATGCCGATACCGATCGACGCGGGCTGCATGAAGGCGATCAGTCCGAAACTCGCGAGCGTCCCCACGGCCGGGACCACCGGGTAGCCCGGCACCCGGTAGCTGGGGGAGTACCACTCGGGATTCCGTCGTCGCAACACGATCAGGGCGACACACATCAGCCCGTACATGATCAGGTGGAGGAACGAGGCAACCTCCGCGAGCAGTTCGACTTGGCCGGTCGCGACGAGGACGAGGATGGGGCCACCGGCGGCGAGTAGCGCGACGTGTGGCGTCCCGTACCGGAGGTTGACCTCGCTCGCTTTGCGCGGGAGCAGTGCATCGCGGCTCAGTGCGTACACCGCTCGCGAAGCGCTGAGAATCGACGCGTTCGCACTCGAGAACGTCGCTAGCAGTCCGGCACCCAGAATCGCGACCGCACCGGGAAGCCCGAGGAACTCACGGGCCACCTCGACCATCGCCGTCTCCCCGAACTGGCCGAGCCGATCGGCTCCGAACGCGCTGGTCGCGACGAAGATTGTCACGACGTAAAAGACGGTGACGACCAGGACCGATCCGACCATCGCCAGCGGGAGATTCCGACCCGGCTGTTTGATCTCGCCCGCGACGGTCGCGACCTGGGCGAACCCCAGATACGACGTGAACACGAGCGCCGCGGTCGTCAACACCGGAAAGTACCCTCTCGAGAAGAACTGCTCCGGAACGGTGCCTCCACCGAACACGCCCACCGCGTCGAGAACACCGTACGAGAGAAAGGCCGTGAGGACCACGAGGAGGATTCCGACCACCACGTTCTGAATCTTCGCGGTGTTCTCCGTGCCGCCGATACTCAATGCCGTCAGTGCGGCACCGAACAGCAGTCCGATCCCGATGACGGGACTGAACGGGAGCGAGACACCGAGTTCGGCGAAGACGGCGCTCGCGTAGTGGCCGAGGCCGACGAGATAGAACGCGGAGGCGAACATCAGGCCCAGCCACAGTCCCAGCCCGACGATCGCCCCGTAGGCCGTTCCCATCCCCCGCGAGATGAAGTAGTAGCCGCCACCGCTCCGGGGCATCGCCGTGGCGAGTTCCGAGGTCGGCAGCGCCACGAGCAACGCGATCAGTCCGCCGATCGCAAAGGAGAGGGTGGCGGCGAGGCCGGCGTTGTTCGCCGCCAGTCCCGGGAAGACGAAGATACCTGCACCGATCATGGTCCCGATCCCGATCGCCAACCCGCCGACAAGCCCGATCGTCCGTTCGAGTTCGACGTCGTCGTCGTGAACGGTCGTCTCGTCGGTGACGGCTTCGGGCTCCGCGACGGGGGTTTCACCGGCGACGTTCTCGCCCGCTGACTCGACGTCGGGTGGCTGTTCGGTCATATCAGGAAGATAGTTTCAGCAGTCGGATAAAATCGCCGACGGTCGTACGGTGTTCTCCACGGGCAACACAGGGCAATGAGAGAGGGTATATACTGACCCGCCGTCGCTCCGAAGATGGTTCGGACGTATCGGGCCGTGTGGGCGGCGCACACACCGAACCGGATGGACAGGCCATTATGCCTGTAACCGAAATGGTGGTTCTAGATCCGTCTCCATGGTCACATTACTCGTCGTCGCCGGCCTACTCGTCGCCGCGTTCGTCGGGTTCACCATCGGCGGCTCCTCGACCGGCGTCGCGTTCGGGCCGGCCGTCGGGAGCAAACTCGTCAGGAAGGCAACCGCGGCAGGGCTCTTCAGCGTGTTCGTGTTCCTGGGCGCGTGGACGGTCGGTCGCAACGTCATCGTGACGATGAGCGAAGGGATCGTACCGGCCGCACAGTTCACTCCGGTGGCCGGTGTCGGCGTCCTGTTTTTCACCGGGGCGTCGCTGCTGGTCTCGAACATCTATGGCGTCCCCGCCTCGACCTCGATGACGGCCGTGGGGGCGATCGTGGGGTTGGGGCTCGCAACGGGATCGCTCAACGAGGCGCTGATGTTCACGATCGTCTCGGCGTGGATCGTCGCCCCACTCATCGGGCTCGCGATCGGTGCGGTCATCGGGCGGTACGTCTATCCCCAACTCGAAGCCCGGCTCTCGTTCACGCGCCTCGAACGACAGTTGATCCAGGTCGACCGCTCGGGCCGTGTTCCGCGCGTCCGGTTCAACAGGAACGCGGCGCCGCGCGATCTCATCGGGTCGGTGCTGGTGTTGGGGATCGCCTGTTACATGGGGTTCAGCGCCGGCGCCTCGAACGCTGCGAACGCAGTCGCCCCGCTCGTCGGCAACCGCGCAGTCACGATCGACCAGGGCGTACTCTTGGCCGTGGCGGCCATCAGCCTCGGCGGGTTCACGATCGCCAGACGCACCCTCGAGACGGTTGGTGACGGCATCACGGACCTCCCCATTCTGGCGGCGCTCATCGTCTCCACCGTGGGTGCGACGATCATCACCATCCTCTCGTATTTCGGCATTCCGGCGAGCCTCGCAGTGAGCACGACCTGTTGTATCATCGGCCTGGGCTGGGGGCGGGCGAGCCGCGTCGTCACGCTCGCGGAACTCGCCACACCGCCGTCCAAGACCGAGCCGGGGCCGAAACTCACCACTGATGCCCTCGCCGCCCCGTCGACCGGGGACGACAGACCAGCGGGGCCGACCGTGGGCGACCTCGCGTCCGGAGCGGTCCCGGAAACGGCCGATCAGCACGACGACCCTCCGTCCGTCCCTCCGATCGGCGAAGAGGACATCGAGGAACTGACCGCCGAGAGCTTGTTCGACCCGGCCGCGACGAGTCGAATCGTCGTCCTCTGGATCCTCACGCCGTCGCTCTCGGTCGTGGGATCGTACCTCCTCTTTGCCCTCGTCCTGTGAACCGCTCGCCCCGCAGAGAGCCGCGTCGCACGGTCGATACCGAGGGCAGTGAGACGGGTCCCGACGAGCGATGCGTCTCTGCCTGTGGATTCGACGGACGAACGTTTAATGCCCACGTGGATGAAGTGGTTGCCATGGTTCTCACCTCCGCCCGTGGAGGGCGTTGAGCGTGGCGGGAGTCGTCTTCTGGGCGCTCGTCGTGCTGGCGACACTCACCAGCCTCGCCACGGCGTGGGCGCTCGGTGCCAACAGTAACTCCCCGCCGTTCGCACCGGCGATCGGTGCCAACGCCATCTCGACGATGCGGGCGGCCTTCCTCATCGGCATCCTGGCTGCGCTCGGCGCACTCACCCAGGGCGGAGCGATCTCCGCGACCATCGGAGCGGGGCTCATCGACGGTGTCCAGATCACGTCGCTGGCGGCGACGGCGGGCCTGCTGACCGCGACCGGGTTCATGGTCTTCGGCGTCTACACCGGCTATCCGGTACCGGCGGCGTTCGCGACGACCGGGGCGATGGTCGGCGTCGGACTCTCGCTGGGCGGCGACCCCGCCATCGACACCTACCGCCGTATCGCGCTCTTCTGGGCGCTCGTCCCCCCGGTCTCGGGCGGGCTCGCCTATCTCACCGCCACCCTTCTCCGACGCGACGACATTCCGGAAACCGTCGGCGTCCCGTTGCTCGCGGCGGTCGTCGGGGGTATCGTCGCCAACGTCCAACTGGGGATCCTCCCCTCGCCGCCCGACGCAACCCAGAGTTCCGTCGCGGGGTTCATCGCCCGACGGATCGAGACGCCGGGGATCGGTGGGATCGACCCGCTAGTGATCCTCGTGACGCTTTTCGCCGCCGCGGCGGGGTTCCAGTTCATCCGCCGACGAACCCAGGCCTCGGCCGAGGTCGGGATCCGGACGTTCCTCGTGATCCTCGGGAGCGTCGTCGCGTTCTCCAGTGGCGGCAGTCAGGTCGGCCTGGCGACCGGACCGCTCGAAAACCTCTACGGGACCGAACTCGGCCTCCCAGGGATCGTCCTGCTGGCGCTCGGCGCGACCGGCATCCTCGCGGGCGCGTGGATGGGCGCGCCGAAACTGCTGCAGGCGACCTCCCGCGAGTACGCACAGTTGGGGGCCAGACGCTCGATCGCTGCACTGGTTCCCGGGTTCATCATCGCCCAACTGGCCATCGCACTGGGGATCCCGATTTCGTTCAACAACATCATCATCTCCGGCGTCATCGGCGGCGGACTCGCCGGCGGCTCGGCGGGCGTCTCACGCCGGAAGATCGGCGTGACCCTGGCGTTCTGGCTCATCACGCTCGTCGCCTCCATCGCGATCGGGTTCGGGCTCTACAGGGCCTTCGCCGCGGTGCTGGGC
This window encodes:
- a CDS encoding TrkH family potassium uptake protein: MAVRVNWRQSVAFTGTVIKYLAVTMLVPLAIGLLYREDIVVFLLSIGIAVVMGLALERLDDDPQLGAREALLFVALAWGAVALVGAVPYVIAGYGTESTLRYPVNALFESMSGFTTTGATVLGAISLERHSHALLMWRQLTQWLGGMGIIVLMVAILPEAAVNGAQLIESEAPGPELQKLTPKIAETARLLWLFYMGFTVLYVAILIGLHYAGMAPNMDVYNAVAHGFTTLPTGGFSPQADSIAAFSPAVQWVVVPFMLIAGMNFALFYLLVQDEYAEFLRDRELQAYLGANAGMIVILWGFLFTGSAPPLELGGVTEGALENSLRQATFQVASLLNSTGYATSDFAEWGTTAQGLLLFAMFIGGSAGSTGGGVKVVRWLVVIKAIRRQLFTTAHPSAIKPVRLGGHVIDEEVIRAIYGFTLLYLLTFGVATVLILLDAGRVGLDMTTLEAASASLATLGNIGPGFGFLGPFGSYLDFPASSKLLMIFLMWIGRLEIIPVFVMFTGAFWNE
- a CDS encoding universal stress protein, giving the protein MTDRPSILVPLRVLEGESVPEGVPELLANAHVVLLGYHVVPEQTAPGQAQMQFEDRATERLDEYQAMFEEAGATVERRLVFTHDGQKTIDRTTTEHDCLAALVPNATGPVEDVLVAVRGTVGVDRLARVVAGLFGATDASVTLYHVSEEAETDEDVATLLDGLADRLEDQGMDASRIETRVGRGQAALDAIVDAADAFDVVVMGESDPSLATFVFGMPADQVADRFLGPVLVVQREPSEETE
- a CDS encoding APC family permease, encoding MTEQPPDVESAGENVAGETPVAEPEAVTDETTVHDDDVELERTIGLVGGLAIGIGTMIGAGIFVFPGLAANNAGLAATLSFAIGGLIALLVALPTSELATAMPRSGGGYYFISRGMGTAYGAIVGLGLWLGLMFASAFYLVGLGHYASAVFAELGVSLPFSPVIGIGLLFGAALTALSIGGTENTAKIQNVVVGILLVVLTAFLSYGVLDAVGVFGGGTVPEQFFSRGYFPVLTTAALVFTSYLGFAQVATVAGEIKQPGRNLPLAMVGSVLVVTVFYVVTIFVATSAFGADRLGQFGETAMVEVAREFLGLPGAVAILGAGLLATFSSANASILSASRAVYALSRDALLPRKASEVNLRYGTPHVALLAAGGPILVLVATGQVELLAEVASFLHLIMYGLMCVALIVLRRRNPEWYSPSYRVPGYPVVPAVGTLASFGLIAFMQPASIGIGIVVMLVSYLWYRYYAGSVTLKGDI
- a CDS encoding inorganic phosphate transporter, which codes for MVTLLVVAGLLVAAFVGFTIGGSSTGVAFGPAVGSKLVRKATAAGLFSVFVFLGAWTVGRNVIVTMSEGIVPAAQFTPVAGVGVLFFTGASLLVSNIYGVPASTSMTAVGAIVGLGLATGSLNEALMFTIVSAWIVAPLIGLAIGAVIGRYVYPQLEARLSFTRLERQLIQVDRSGRVPRVRFNRNAAPRDLIGSVLVLGIACYMGFSAGASNAANAVAPLVGNRAVTIDQGVLLAVAAISLGGFTIARRTLETVGDGITDLPILAALIVSTVGATIITILSYFGIPASLAVSTTCCIIGLGWGRASRVVTLAELATPPSKTEPGPKLTTDALAAPSTGDDRPAGPTVGDLASGAVPETADQHDDPPSVPPIGEEDIEELTAESLFDPAATSRIVVLWILTPSLSVVGSYLLFALVL
- a CDS encoding inorganic phosphate transporter, which produces MAGVVFWALVVLATLTSLATAWALGANSNSPPFAPAIGANAISTMRAAFLIGILAALGALTQGGAISATIGAGLIDGVQITSLAATAGLLTATGFMVFGVYTGYPVPAAFATTGAMVGVGLSLGGDPAIDTYRRIALFWALVPPVSGGLAYLTATLLRRDDIPETVGVPLLAAVVGGIVANVQLGILPSPPDATQSSVAGFIARRIETPGIGGIDPLVILVTLFAAAAGFQFIRRRTQASAEVGIRTFLVILGSVVAFSSGGSQVGLATGPLENLYGTELGLPGIVLLALGATGILAGAWMGAPKLLQATSREYAQLGARRSIAALVPGFIIAQLAIALGIPISFNNIIISGVIGGGLAGGSAGVSRRKIGVTLAFWLITLVASIAIGFGLYRAFAAVLGG